The proteins below come from a single SAR324 cluster bacterium genomic window:
- a CDS encoding hemerythrin family protein — MDRVDWSDAYCVDNPVIDKQHEEIFKRVNMLYDAIQNGNGETETANMLDFLTGYVVSHFNAEEWCMKHQKYPDYPKHKRQHNAFIQKLKVFKMNWETSNNKSRLILDLYQLCIQWLMNHIKTSDQELGYYIHHHLDNELETT; from the coding sequence ATGGATCGGGTAGATTGGAGTGATGCTTACTGTGTGGATAATCCTGTGATCGACAAACAACATGAGGAAATTTTTAAGCGAGTGAACATGCTGTATGACGCAATCCAGAATGGAAATGGCGAAACTGAAACCGCAAACATGCTGGATTTCCTCACAGGTTATGTGGTGAGCCATTTCAATGCTGAGGAATGGTGCATGAAACATCAGAAGTATCCTGATTATCCCAAACACAAACGACAGCATAACGCCTTCATACAAAAATTGAAGGTCTTCAAAATGAATTGGGAAACATCAAATAACAAATCAAGACTGATTCTGGATCTGTATCAACTCTGTATTCAATGGCTCATGAATCATATCAAAACATCGGATCAGGAGCTGGGTTATTATATTCACCATCACCTGGACAATGAGTTGGAAACCACATGA